In the genome of Candidatus Thermoplasmatota archaeon, the window GCTTGACAAAGCGAGAGAGTTTGGGGCTGACCTGGCATTGCATGCAGATGACAACATCTTGCAGGAAATAAAGAAAATAAACGACGGGCATATGCCAGACCTTGTAGTAACATGTACAGGCGCCCCTCCGGCAGTAAATCAGGCAATTCAGACTGTGGGCAGGGGCGGTACAATCCTGTTTTTTGCTCCGACAGGGCCTGGCTTAAAAATTTCATTCCCTTTGCTTGATTTATGGAACAAAGGCGTAACAATGGTTTCAACATATGCCGGCGCTCCTAAAGACATCGTGGAATCGATTGAACTTCTCAGATCGGGAAAAGTGAAAGTGAAAGATATGATTACCCACCTGCTTCCTTTAGAAAAAATACAGAAAGGTTTTCAAATTGTTGCCAGAGCGGAGAATTCCATCAAGGTGGTGATCAAGCCATAGAAAAAATGCAATGGCAAAAATTAAGTACAAGACCCCCATACACTAACAATGAAACCCCTCGAAATGATCCATAACAGCATAGGAAAAAGAGTTATAGTAGAGCTAAGAGGGAAAAGAGAATACAGGGGCGTGCTGGAAGGATATGATCACCCTCATCTCAATCTCATATTGAAAAATGCTGAGGAACTTCTTGAAGGAGAAAAGAAAAGAGATCTGGAAAAAGTTATAGTTAGAGGAGATAATATAATATATATATCACCGTGATAAA includes:
- a CDS encoding LSM domain-containing protein, whose amino-acid sequence is MKPLEMIHNSIGKRVIVELRGKREYRGVLEGYDHPHLNLILKNAEELLEGEKKRDLEKVIVRGDNIIYISP